Proteins from a genomic interval of Malassezia vespertilionis chromosome 9, complete sequence:
- a CDS encoding uncharacterized protein (EggNog:ENOG503NX7C; COG:I), translating to MDPALDAYAILDVRKDADTDEIHDSEDAMRQLNVAYETLRNPVARAAYTEKRSKYLQQQKPDQRAPRVADVVDLDAMDAVQKDAQIQFVYPCRCGQQYTLHTEDAARGVEYVACTGCSEVIRINYTEG from the exons ATGGACCCAGCGCTCGATGCGTACGCCATTTTGGACGTACGCAAAGACGCAGACACAGACGAGATTC ACGACAGCGAAGACGCGATGCGGCAGCTCAATGTTGCGTACGAAACACTGCGCAACCctgttgcgcgcgcagcatatACAGAGAAGCGTTCCAAATACCTGCAACAACAGAAGCCCGACCaacgagcgcctcgtgtTGCGGATGTTGTCGACCTCGATGCGATGGATGCCGTCCAAAAAGACGCCCAAATTCAATTTGTATACCCATGTCGGTGCGGCCAGCAATATACCTTGCACACCGAGGACGCTGCGAGAGGGGTCGAGTATGTGGCATGCACAGGGTGCTCGGAAGTAATACGGATCAACTACACAGAAGGCTAG